The following proteins are co-located in the Nymphalis io chromosome 27, ilAglIoxx1.1, whole genome shotgun sequence genome:
- the LOC126778864 gene encoding putative fatty acyl-CoA reductase CG5065, whose translation MAPSVAEFFQDKSVLVTGATGFLGKALIEKLLRSCPGITTIYLLTRPKKNLSAQQRIRELWNNKIFERLREKEPDSFKKLKLIAGDILEKDLGISNDDRQELQRCCNIVFHGAACVRFDQKLKDAIEMNTKGTLRLLELAEKMNNLLAFVHLSTAYCRCKVDVLEEKMYPPVHDPEKVMDLVDWLDDETLAYLEPKLISSEPNTYSYTKAITENLVAKYTSKFPVGIGRLSIVTAAYKEPIPGWVDNLNGPTGILIGGGKGVLRTMLCNENYQADLYPVDMAVNGCILLSYVCGLEKSKEVKVCNMTQSRRNPLTWKESLDAGRKIINEYPFSVCLWYPGGSIKKCKLYHKIHAFFAHLIPAYLVDFLMILLGKKTFMVKLQKRINDGLEVFHHYTIKEWCFKNDYFRSFSKRISEEDNEIFYTDTLLYKWDDYIRNYILGAREFCCNEDISTLPYARKLNRRLFYLDIAVKTIVILFLIYLFYVCCGLFS comes from the exons ATGGCGCCGTCTGTCGCTGAATTCTTTCAAGACAAAAGCGTCTTAGTCACTGGTGCGACCGGTTTCCTTGGTAAG GCGTTAATCGAGAAATTGCTGAGATCATGCCCTGGGATCACCACCATCTATCTCTTAACAAGGCCGAAGAAGAATCTAAGTGCTCAGCAAAGAATACGAGAACTCTGGAATAATAAG ATATTTGAACGATTGCGAGAAAAAGAACCGGATTCATTCAAGAAGCTGAAGCTGATAGCTGGAGATATTTTGGAAAAAGATTTAGGAATTTCGAATGATGATCGCCAAGAGTTGCAGCGATGTTGTAACATCGTGTTCCACGGCGCAGCATGTGTTag atTTGATCAAAAGCTAAAAGATGCAATTGAAATGAATACAAAAGGCACGCTTCGACTTCTGGAATTAGCTGAAAAGATGAACAATCTcttg GCATTCGTGCATTTATCAACGGCTTATTGTCGTTGCAAGGTAGACGTTTTGGAAGAGAAGATGTATCCACCAGTTCACGACCCCGAAAAAGTGATGGACTTAGTTGATTGGCTGGACGACGAAACGCTTGCGTATTTGGAGCCAAA ATTAATATCATCTGAACctaatacatattcatatacAAAAGCTATAACTGAAAATCTCGTAGCAAAATACACGTCAAAATTTCCAGTTGGTATTGGACGTTTGTCCATTG TAACTGCTGCTTACAAGGAGCCAATACCTGGTTGGGTTGATAATTTAAACGGACCGACAGGCATTTTAATTGGAGGGGGTAAAG GTGTTCTTCGCACTATGCTCTGCAATGAAAATTATCAAGCCGATTTGTATCCTGTGGACATGGCTGTAAATGGATGTATATTACTTTCGTACGTTTGCGGTTTGGAAAA ATCCAAGGAAGTTAAGGTCTGCAACATGACTCAGTCTAGACGAAATCCCTTAACTTGGAAAGAATCCTTGGATGctg GTCGCAAGATCATCAATGAATATCCATTCTCCGTTTGCCTCTGGTACCCAGGAGGTTCtataaaaaagtgtaaattGTACCACAAGATCCACGCTTTCTTTGCTCATCTCATACCAGCTTACTTGGTCGACTTCCTGATGATTTTGTTGGGGAAGAAGACTTT CATGGTGAAATTACAGAAACGAATTAACGATGGTCTCGAAGTCTTTCACCATTACACCATAAAAGAATGgtgttttaaaaatgattatttcagATCATTCTCGAAGCGAATTTCTGAAGAagacaatgaaatattttacacagATACTTTG CTTTACAAATGGGATGACTACATAAGAAACTATATACTTGGTGCGCGAGAATTCTGCTGTAACGAGGATATTTCTACATTGCCATACGCCAGGAAACTAAACCGAAG ATTATTCTACTTGGATATagctgtaaaaacaattgtcatATTGTTCctcatatatctattttatgtttgttgtggattatttagttaa
- the LOC126778868 gene encoding uncharacterized protein LOC126778868 isoform X1, with protein MTYCAVKGCPNSSQNTQEHQDITFHVFPTDPIIAGRWVEQIRLNRKEEYWQPIKYTKICSLHFDESEKYFTKGGICKLRQTAIPTKGLNIVCKKESIDEDQYDPREPDKLQLRPWCNDDEKANIKNRTSSSQSQKTIKSKRYISFKEESEESNDLSDREPNKNKGLSCDEANGNANNETLGTSSFHHQKNKNCICSAAHASKNSDPRLKTSRKREANFTAYEKNLLAKLIKKKPIIEAKLIDAKTVAKKQTAWDLITSEFNSNANVQKRETITLKWAWDNMKAFARKAHATKTGNLMRTGAVPHASSPPQRDATMSMIEDAAPEFVCENRKSFDHDSSILDTRKELDSFIENKTDTSIDDHSIDEYENIEETSSSETSGSTSPQIDDSKSEDRTGKICPAVLKTTGQARRSTDIRRKAVLRIRHFDYKRKMEKQILKTRLEVEEIKKNAAILVEERNQILLEKARMELEKLKKTI; from the exons atgacTTACTGTGCAGTAAAAGGGTGTCCTAACTCATCACAGAATACCCAGGAGCATCAGGACATAACATTTCATGT atttccTACTGACCCGATTATTGCTGGTCGATGGGTAGAACAAATAAGGCTTAACCGCAAAGAAGAATACTGGCAACCTATAAAATACACCAAGATATGTTCATTACATTTCGATGAAAGCGAAAAGTATTTTACTAAAGGAGGCATATGCAAATTGCGTCAAACTGCTATACCAACGAAG GGTCTAAATATTGTTTGCAAAAAAGAAAGTATAGATGAAGACCAATATGATCCTCGCGAGCCGGATAAGCTACAGCTG CGTCCATGGTGCAATGATGATGaaaaagcaaatattaaaaatcggACATCTTCATCCCAATCTCAAAAGACAATCAAATCG AAACGGTATATTTCGTTTAAAGAAGAAAGCGAGGAAAGTAACGATCTATCTGATCGTGAGCCGAATAAGAATAAG GGCTTATCGTGTGATGAAGCAAACGGAAATGCTAACAATGAAACTCTGGGTACATCTTCATTTCACcaccaaaaaaacaaaaattgcatATGCAGCGCTGCGCATGCGTCAAAAAACTCG GATCCACGACTTAAGACATCACGCAAAAGAGAGGCGAATTTCACAGCCTACGAAAAGAATTTATTGGCAAaactaataaagaaaaaacCAATCATCGAAGCGAAATTAATAGATGCCAAGACGGTCGCTAAGAAACAAACAGCGTGGGATTTAATAACCAGCGAATTTAATAGTAATGCAAATGTACAAAAG CGCGAGACAATCACTTTAAAGTGGGCATGGGATAATATGAAGGCATTTGCACGCAAGGCCCATGCCACTAAAACAGGTAACTTGATGAGGACTGGTGCTGTACCACATGCATCCTCCCCACCACAACGTGATGCCACAATGAGCATGATTGAAGAC GCTGCACCAGAGTTTGTGTGCGAAAATAGAAAATCTTTTGATCATGACAGTTCAATCTTAGATACGCGTAAAGAATTAGACTCATTCATAGAAAATAAAACTGATACTTCTATCGACGATCATTCAATCGACGAGTACG aaaatattgagGAAACTTCATCTTCAGAAACTTCTGGTTCTACGAGCCCACAAATTGATGATTCAAAAAGTGAAG atcGAACTGGCAAAATATGTCCAGCAGTTCTTAAGACTACAGGTCAAGCTCGAAGAAGCACAGACATTCGTCGAAAGGCTGTACTGAGAATTAGACATTTTGATTACAAGAGGAAAATGGAAAAGCAAATATTGAAAACAAGG ctggaagttgaagaaataaaaaagaatgctGCAATATTAGTAGAAGAAAGAAACCAAATTTTATTGGAAAAAGCTAGGATGGAATtggagaaattaaaaaaaacaatataa
- the LOC126778868 gene encoding myb/SANT-like DNA-binding domain-containing protein 3 isoform X2: MTYCAVKGCPNSSQNTQEHQDITFHVFPTDPIIAGRWVEQIRLNRKEEYWQPIKYTKICSLHFDESEKYFTKGGICKLRQTAIPTKGLNIVCKKESIDEDQYDPREPDKLQLRPWCNDDEKANIKNRTSSSQSQKTIKSKRYISFKEESEESNDLSDREPNKNKDPRLKTSRKREANFTAYEKNLLAKLIKKKPIIEAKLIDAKTVAKKQTAWDLITSEFNSNANVQKRETITLKWAWDNMKAFARKAHATKTGNLMRTGAVPHASSPPQRDATMSMIEDAAPEFVCENRKSFDHDSSILDTRKELDSFIENKTDTSIDDHSIDEYENIEETSSSETSGSTSPQIDDSKSEDRTGKICPAVLKTTGQARRSTDIRRKAVLRIRHFDYKRKMEKQILKTRLEVEEIKKNAAILVEERNQILLEKARMELEKLKKTI; the protein is encoded by the exons atgacTTACTGTGCAGTAAAAGGGTGTCCTAACTCATCACAGAATACCCAGGAGCATCAGGACATAACATTTCATGT atttccTACTGACCCGATTATTGCTGGTCGATGGGTAGAACAAATAAGGCTTAACCGCAAAGAAGAATACTGGCAACCTATAAAATACACCAAGATATGTTCATTACATTTCGATGAAAGCGAAAAGTATTTTACTAAAGGAGGCATATGCAAATTGCGTCAAACTGCTATACCAACGAAG GGTCTAAATATTGTTTGCAAAAAAGAAAGTATAGATGAAGACCAATATGATCCTCGCGAGCCGGATAAGCTACAGCTG CGTCCATGGTGCAATGATGATGaaaaagcaaatattaaaaatcggACATCTTCATCCCAATCTCAAAAGACAATCAAATCG AAACGGTATATTTCGTTTAAAGAAGAAAGCGAGGAAAGTAACGATCTATCTGATCGTGAGCCGAATAAGAATAAG GATCCACGACTTAAGACATCACGCAAAAGAGAGGCGAATTTCACAGCCTACGAAAAGAATTTATTGGCAAaactaataaagaaaaaacCAATCATCGAAGCGAAATTAATAGATGCCAAGACGGTCGCTAAGAAACAAACAGCGTGGGATTTAATAACCAGCGAATTTAATAGTAATGCAAATGTACAAAAG CGCGAGACAATCACTTTAAAGTGGGCATGGGATAATATGAAGGCATTTGCACGCAAGGCCCATGCCACTAAAACAGGTAACTTGATGAGGACTGGTGCTGTACCACATGCATCCTCCCCACCACAACGTGATGCCACAATGAGCATGATTGAAGAC GCTGCACCAGAGTTTGTGTGCGAAAATAGAAAATCTTTTGATCATGACAGTTCAATCTTAGATACGCGTAAAGAATTAGACTCATTCATAGAAAATAAAACTGATACTTCTATCGACGATCATTCAATCGACGAGTACG aaaatattgagGAAACTTCATCTTCAGAAACTTCTGGTTCTACGAGCCCACAAATTGATGATTCAAAAAGTGAAG atcGAACTGGCAAAATATGTCCAGCAGTTCTTAAGACTACAGGTCAAGCTCGAAGAAGCACAGACATTCGTCGAAAGGCTGTACTGAGAATTAGACATTTTGATTACAAGAGGAAAATGGAAAAGCAAATATTGAAAACAAGG ctggaagttgaagaaataaaaaagaatgctGCAATATTAGTAGAAGAAAGAAACCAAATTTTATTGGAAAAAGCTAGGATGGAATtggagaaattaaaaaaaacaatataa